A region from the Gammaproteobacteria bacterium genome encodes:
- a CDS encoding heavy metal-responsive transcriptional regulator, with translation MSHRIGDICRQLGLSADTLRYYEKIGLLKKVARTASGIRVYSDQDISRLRFIRRAQKMNFSLAEIKDLLAMRADPQHARTDVRELTRKKLAEIEDHLQDLSTLRNELTLLVNLCAGSEDGCPIIEGIEDRE, from the coding sequence ATGAGCCACCGCATCGGTGACATCTGCCGGCAACTCGGCCTCAGCGCCGACACCCTGCGCTATTACGAAAAAATCGGCCTGCTGAAGAAGGTCGCCCGCACCGCCTCGGGCATCCGCGTCTACAGCGACCAGGACATCTCCCGGCTCCGCTTCATCCGGCGCGCGCAAAAGATGAACTTCTCCCTGGCGGAGATCAAAGACCTGCTCGCCATGCGCGCAGACCCGCAACACGCCCGCACCGATGTGCGCGAACTCACAAGAAAAAAGCTGGCGGAAATCGAAGACCACCTGCAGGACCTCAGCACCCTGCGCAACGAACTGACCCTGCTGGTCAACCTCTGCGCGGGAAGCGAAGACGGTTGCCCGATTATTGAGGGGATAGAGGATAGGGAATAA